Proteins encoded in a region of the Aptenodytes patagonicus chromosome Z, bAptPat1.pri.cur, whole genome shotgun sequence genome:
- the PTBP3 gene encoding polypyrimidine tract-binding protein 3, whose protein sequence is MNNSTPATDNGNDKKKFKGDKSSCSPSRVLHLRQIPSDVTEAEVISLGVPFGKVTNLLMLKGKSQAFLEMASEEAAVTMVNYYTPATPHLRSQPVYIQYSNHRELKTDNLPNQARAQAALQAVNAMQSGSLAVTSALAAEGGPLHGQGSVLRIIVENLFYPVTLEVLYQIFSKFGSVLKIITFTRNNQFQALLQYADPMHAYYAKMALDGQSVYTACCTLRIEFSKLTSLKVKYNNDKSRDFTRLDLPSGDGQPPLEPSIAAAFGTQNVIFPSYAGAAGFAPAMGFAQGAGLSVPAAPGTLTSLAVTTSAVSGQMTIPGVTDVPGNSVLLVSNLNPEAITPHGLFILFGVYGDVHRVKIMFKKKENALVQMADAMQAQLAISHLNGQRLYGRVLHATLSKHQTVQLPREGQEDQGLTKDYSNSPLHRFKKPGSKNFQNIFPPSATLHLSNIPSSVTVDDLKNLFASTGSTVKAFRFFQKDCKMALIQLGSVEEALHALIELHNHDLGENHHLRVSFSKSTI, encoded by the exons ATGAACAATTCTACTCCAGCTACAG ATAATGGGAATGACAAGAAGAAATTTAAAGGAGACAAATCGTCATGCTCCCCTTCACGTGTCCTTCATCTTCGTCAAATTCCAAGTGATGTTACTGAAGCAGAAGTCATTTCATTAGGTGTCCCTTTTGGCAAAGTAACGAACCTCTTGATGCTAAAAGGAAAAAGTCAG GCGTTTTTGGAAATGGCTTCTGAAGAAGCTGCTGTTACTATGGTGAACTACTATACCCCTGCTACACCTCACCTCCGCAGTCAGCCTGTTTATATTCAGTATTCCAATCACAGAGAACTTAAGACTGACAATCTACCTAATCAGGCT AGAGCCCAAGCTGCGTTGCAAGCTGTGAATGCTATGCAGTCTGGAAGCCTGGCTGTTACAAGTGCTCTTGCTGCTGAAGGTGGGCCCCTTCACGGTCAAGGTTCTGTTCTTCGAATCATTGTTGAAAATCTTTTCTACCCTGTCACTTTAGAAGTCCTGTATCAG ATTTTCTCTAAATTTGGATCTGTCTTGAAGATTATCACCTTCACTAGGAACAATCAATTCCAAGCTTTGCTCCAGTATGCTGATCCAATGCATGCATATTATGCCAAAATG GCTCTGGATGGCCAAAGTGTCTATACTGCGTGCTGCACCCTGCGTATTGAGTTCTCCAAGTTAACTAGCCTTAAGGTAAAGTACAACAACGACAAAAGCAGAGATTTCACTCGCCTTGACCTTCCTTCTGGTGATGGCCAGCCACCCCTGGAGCCATCCATAGCTGCTGCCTTTG GCACCCAAAATGTCATCTTCCCATCATATGCAGGGGCTGCTGGGTTTGCCCCAGCCATGGGCTTTGCTCAAGGTGCTG GTCTTTCGGTTCCAGCTGCTCCTGGAACACTTACTTCTCTCGCAGTCACCACATCTGCAGTGTCTGGACAGATGACTATTCCTGGTGTTACCGATGTTCCAGGAAATTCTGTTTTACTAGTCAGCAACCTCAACCCTGAA GCCATCACACCACATGGACTTTTCATCCTATTTG GTGTGTATGGCGATGTGCATCGTGTGAAGATcatgtttaagaaaaaagaaaatgctttggtTCAGATGGCAGATGCAATGCAGGCTCAATTAG CTATCAGCCACTTGAATGGACAGAGGCTTTACGGAAGGGTCCTCCATGCTACTCTTTCAAAACATCAGACAGTTCAACTTCCTCGTGAGGGACAAGAAGACCAGGGTCTGACGAAGGACTATAGCAATAGCCCTTTACATCGCTTTAAGAAGCCTGGCTCTAAGAACTTCCAAAATATCTTTCCTCCATCTGCCACCCTGCATCTCTCCAACATCCC gtctTCTGTTACTGTTGATGATTTGAAGAACCTTTTTGCAAGTACTGGATCTACTGTGAAAGCCTTCAGATTCTTCCA GAAAGATTGCAAAATGGCTCTTATCCAGCTGGGCTCTGTGGAAGAAGCACTTCACGCTCTCATTGAGCTTCACAATCATGACCTTGGAGAAAACCATCACCTCCGAGTTTCCTTCTCAAAATCTACAATCTGA